A genomic segment from Gracilinanus agilis isolate LMUSP501 chromosome 1, AgileGrace, whole genome shotgun sequence encodes:
- the LOC123230854 gene encoding NEDD8-like — protein sequence MLIKVKMLTGKEIEIDTEPKDKVEWIKERVEEKEGIPLQLQQLIYNGKQMNDKKTVFDYKIQRHSVFHLMLALRGGVGFGR from the coding sequence ATGCTGATCAAAGTGAAGATGCTGACAGGGAAAGAAATTGAGATTGACACTGAACCCAAAGACAAGGTAGAATGGATCAAAGAGCGggtggaagaaaaagaaggaattccTCTACAATTGCAACAACTCATCTACAATGGCAAACAGATGAATGACAAGAAAACAGTTTTTGATTACAAGATCCAAAGACATTCAGTCTTCCATTTGATGTTGGCTCTTCGTGGGGGAGTTGGCTTTGGACGGTGA